The Candidatus Peregrinibacteria bacterium genome contains the following window.
CTAAGCCAATGGTTGGAAGAAGTGTTCAGGTGAACAGTGTAATTTTTACAAAAGAAGATTGGAAGCTAAACAGACAAACAAAAGCCAAAACTCATTTATTAGTATTCCCGCCAAAGAAAGAAATTAACGAGCACAGTGGAGCAAACTCTTACATTAAATTAGGCGAATCAATGGAAATAAACAAAGGCTACAAAACCGGTATCCGTGATGATTGGTTTGTGATCCCCTCAATAAAGTTATCCGATGCCTTATTTATCAGAAGAAACAACTTATATCCTCGATTGATTTTGAATGAAGCCAATGCCCATACAACGGATACAATGCACCGTGTATTTATGAAAAAAGATACTAATAAAGACGCCTTCATAGCTAGCTTTTACAATTCACTTTCTTTAGCATTTGCTGAGATTGTTGGTCGTAGTTATGGGGGAGGTGTTTTAGAATTAATGCCAAGCGAAGCAGAAAAAATACTTCTCCCCTTTAGAATTGAAAACGCTGAGCTCCTTTCAACCATCGATAAAATGATGAGAAATAAAGTAAGCATAGACCAAATTTTAAAAATCACAAATGAGCAAATTCTAAAAAAAGGATATGGTTTTAATGATGAAGAAATAAAATTTGCAGACAATATTTGGAAAAAGTTATCTGCAAGGAGATTAAATAGAAGTAAGTTAAATAAAAAAAGAGTTTTTGACCCCATCGTTCAGCGATTTATCCCGTCTACTCTTCGCCAAAAAAAAATGCCAAATTTATCTTTATTTGAAGAAAAAAGCCTATCAAAGTGAATTTAATTGAAAAATATTTTTGAATTCAGTCATTTCAGTCGCGTCCGCCTACTATTCATAAAACATCGCATACACTGGAAAGGTATAATCTATACCTACGCTATACCTATTGATTATCGTTCTCTCATGTACTGGTGAAGACTCATCCTTGTATCTTTCCATTGCCTTCCCTACAATACAAATAGATGTATCATTCATAAAACTCAATGAGTATTTCTCGTTCTCCATCGCCAATAAAACCAGAAATTCGCGTAAGTGAAGATCTTTTTGAAGTCGGCCTAAGACCGAAAACATTTGAAGAATATGTGGGACAAGCACAAATTAAAAAGAATCTCCACGTGTTTATTTCTGGAGCACGGAAAAGAAACGCGCCCCTCGAGCACATTCTTCTCTATGGTCCGCCCGGGCTCGGGAAAACGACGTTGGCACATATTATTGCCCATGAAATGGGGGGAAACTTGAAAATAACTTCTGGTCCAGCAATTGAAAAAGGTGGAGATTTGGCGGCACTTCTTACGAATTTGGAAAAAGGAGATGTGCTTTTTATTGATGAGATTCATCGCCTCAAGACCTCTATTGAGGAAATTCTCTATTCTGCAATGGAAGACTATGCTCTGGATCTCATGGTCGGAAATGGACCCGGCGCAAAATCTATGAGAATTTCCCTTGCTCCTTTTACCCTTATTGGTGCTACCACAAAAATGGGATCGCTCTCTTCACCACTCAGAGATCGGTTTGGCAGTATTCATAAACTCGAATTTTACGCTCCGGAAGAAATTGAAAAAATTCTCGAGAGAAGCTCTAAAATTTTAGAGTGTGTGCTGGAAGATGACGCAAGAAAATTTCTTTCTGAGTCAGCACGCTCTACTCCACGAATTGCAAATAGACTTCTCAAAAGAGTTCGAGATTTTGCCGACATGGAAAACACGGAAACTATTGGACAATCCCTTGCAGAAAAAGCTCTTCGCCATTTGGGCATTGATCATGTTGGGCTTGACTCTACTGATCGAAAACTCCTCACGACAATTATCGAAAAATTTTCAGGAGGTCCAGTTGGACTTTCCACTTTGGCAGCAGCGCTTTCTGAGGAAAAAGAAACAATTGAGGAAATCTATGAACCATTTCTTATTCAACTCGGATTTTTAGAGAGGACTCCCAAAGGGCGCATCGCCACAGAACATGCCTTTGAACACTGTGGAAAGGTATATCCAAAGAACAGCATGCAACTTTTATGAGAATTCCTAATTCCTGCTTCCTGCTTCCTACTTCCTACTTCCATCGCCGAATTTCTCTTTTTCCCCTATAATAACAGCGCCTTTTTCTCCCAAGCATGACTTCGCCACTCACGGCTCTTTCGCCTCTTGATGGAAGATATAGCCATAAAATTGAGCCACTGAAAGAATTTTTTTCAGAAAAAGCCCTCATGTATTATCGCGTGAGAGTTGAGATTTCTTGGATTCAATTTTTGAGCGACCGAAATGACATTGAAGAACTTCGAGCTTTCACCGAGAAGGAAAAAAGAATTTTAGAAAATATCACTGAGAATTTTTCTGAGGGAGATGCGGAAAAAATTAAAAGTTTTGAAAAAACGACGAATCATGACGTAAAGGCAGTAGAATATTTTTTGAAAGAAAAATTCGCAGCGACATCATTAAAAGATGTAGTGGAATGGATTCATTTTGCTTGTACATCTGAAGACGTAAATAATCTTGCCTACGCTATGATGCTGAGGGATGCGATACGAAAATGTCTTCTTCCTGCATTTACGGAAGTCGCTGACCTTATTGGGGAAAAAAGTAGAGAATGGAAAGGAATTCCGATGCTTGCCCGCACTCATGGACAGCCGGCTTCACCAACAACTGTGGGCAAGGCGCTTTTTAATTTTTATGCTCGTCTCCGGCGAGAACTTGCAGGACTCGAAGGTGTTGATTTTTTGGGAAAGATAAACGGAGCGACGGGAAATTATAACGCTCATGTGGTGGCATTTCCAAAGGTGAATTGGCTTGAAATTTCCAAAACATTCGTGGAGATTCTCGGTCTTACATGGCAACCAATTTCTGATCAAATTGAACCTCATGATTTCATCGCAAAAATCTCTCATAATATTTTCAGATTAAATACAATTTGTACCGATTTTTCTCGTGACATCTGGGGATACATTGCCATTGGATATTTCAAGCAAAAACTCAAGGAAGGAGAAGTGGGGAGTTCCACTATGCCGCATAAAGTAAATCCGATTGATTTTGAAAATTCCGAAGGAAATTTCGGAATTGCCAATGCCCTTTTTCACCTTTTTGCAGAGCGACTTCCTATTTCCAGATGGCAAAGAGATCTGACCGACTCGACTCTTCAGCGAAATATCGGAGTTGCATTCGGTCACACGCTTTTGTCACTTTCGAGCCTCTCAAAAGGAATTCAGAAATTAGAAGTGAACACGACCCAAATAGAAAAGGACCTCGAAGAAAATATTGAAGTACTTTCAGAAGCGGTACAAACAGTCATGAGAAAATATGGAGTGGAACATCCGTATGAAAAACTCAAAGAACTCACTCGTGGAAAAAGAATCACGAGAAAGGAATATGAAAAATTTGTGGGAGATCTCAAAATTCCGAAGGAAGCAAAGGATGCGCTTCAGAATCTTACTCCTCAGTCTTACACCGGAATTGCAGAGGAGATTGTGGAGAAGTTCGGGTAATGGAAAATGTTAGATCTTCGAGTGTTGTTTACAAAAAAAAGTGAAGCTGAGATGAAAATTTTTAATTTTGAAATTTTTAATTTCTAAATAAATTCTAATTTTTAATTTTTAAACATTTTTCATGAGAATTTAATTTAAAATTCAAAATTTAGAATTTAAAATTTCCCCCCATGGTTCTCTCCGATCGTGACATTAAGGCAAAGATTCAGGATGGTTCGATTCGAATTCTTTCTTCGAACGATGGTTATCTGGATCAAATTCATGCTTCTTCAATGGATCTTCGACTGGGGAAATATTTTAAGGTGTACAAGGCGGGGAAATATGTGCTTCTTGATCCAAAAAAACTCAGCGGTCAGGAGAATCTCACTCACATGATCGAGATTCATGGGGACGAACCGTTTCTTGTTCAGCCCGGAGAATTTGCGTTGGGAGTTACCCTTGAAAAAATTGCACTCCCAAATGATATCGTTGCACGAGTTGAAGGGAGAAGTTCGCTCGGCCGTCTTGGAATTGTTGTACATTCTACCGCCGGATTTA
Protein-coding sequences here:
- the ruvB gene encoding Holliday junction branch migration DNA helicase RuvB, with product MSISRSPSPIKPEIRVSEDLFEVGLRPKTFEEYVGQAQIKKNLHVFISGARKRNAPLEHILLYGPPGLGKTTLAHIIAHEMGGNLKITSGPAIEKGGDLAALLTNLEKGDVLFIDEIHRLKTSIEEILYSAMEDYALDLMVGNGPGAKSMRISLAPFTLIGATTKMGSLSSPLRDRFGSIHKLEFYAPEEIEKILERSSKILECVLEDDARKFLSESARSTPRIANRLLKRVRDFADMENTETIGQSLAEKALRHLGIDHVGLDSTDRKLLTTIIEKFSGGPVGLSTLAAALSEEKETIEEIYEPFLIQLGFLERTPKGRIATEHAFEHCGKVYPKNSMQLL
- the purB gene encoding adenylosuccinate lyase, translated to MTSPLTALSPLDGRYSHKIEPLKEFFSEKALMYYRVRVEISWIQFLSDRNDIEELRAFTEKEKRILENITENFSEGDAEKIKSFEKTTNHDVKAVEYFLKEKFAATSLKDVVEWIHFACTSEDVNNLAYAMMLRDAIRKCLLPAFTEVADLIGEKSREWKGIPMLARTHGQPASPTTVGKALFNFYARLRRELAGLEGVDFLGKINGATGNYNAHVVAFPKVNWLEISKTFVEILGLTWQPISDQIEPHDFIAKISHNIFRLNTICTDFSRDIWGYIAIGYFKQKLKEGEVGSSTMPHKVNPIDFENSEGNFGIANALFHLFAERLPISRWQRDLTDSTLQRNIGVAFGHTLLSLSSLSKGIQKLEVNTTQIEKDLEENIEVLSEAVQTVMRKYGVEHPYEKLKELTRGKRITRKEYEKFVGDLKIPKEAKDALQNLTPQSYTGIAEEIVEKFG
- a CDS encoding dCTP deaminase → MVLSDRDIKAKIQDGSIRILSSNDGYLDQIHASSMDLRLGKYFKVYKAGKYVLLDPKKLSGQENLTHMIEIHGDEPFLVQPGEFALGVTLEKIALPNDIVARVEGRSSLGRLGIVVHSTAGFIDAGFEGTITLEISNVNKMPIALYPGMRVCQIAFEQMSSPAEIPYGKKSSAKYQGQELPAESRVGDDPEFHEVEQYKM